Within the Natranaeroarchaeum sulfidigenes genome, the region GAGCGTCGCCGCGCCCTGATCGATCCAGCGTTCGGCAGCCTCGACCGGATCGCCGTAGCGTTTCTCAGTACCGCGCTCGCCCTGTACCAGCTGGACGACCTCACCGTCTTGCAGATCGACCGCGGGCACGATCTCGAACTCGGGGAATGCACTCATACGTGGGGGGTAGACCGGGGAGCGCCTAAACCCACCGAACCGGTCGGGCGCTGGCGTCAGGGCGGCGAGGGAGGGAGCTGTCGAGACGAGTACGTCACTTATTTTATCGGATTTGTCGTACTGTTGCCCAATGGAAACGCTGCTCGCTATCGGCGTCGTCGCGTCGATCTTCGTCGGCTTCAACATCGGCGGCTCCTCGACAGGCATCGCGTGGGGACCGCCGGTCGGGGCTGGCGTCGTGACGAAAACGACCGCCGCAGCGCTTATGACGGTATTTGTCTTCCTCGGCGGCTGGACAGTCGGCCGAAACGTCATGGGGACGCTGAGCGAGGGGATCATTACCCTAGAGGGAGGCATTCCGCTCGCAGGCGGGGTCGCAATCCTCTTTTTCATCGGCCTCGGGATTCTCGTCGCGAACGTCTTTGGCGTCCCCGTCCCGACCTCGATGACGACCGTCGGCGCGATCGCCGGACTGGGTCTCGCGACGGATACGCTCAACTATCCGATGATCGCCGAGATCATCTCGTGGTGGTTCGTGACGCCGATCATCGGGTTCTGGATCGGCGGCGTCATCGGGCGATACGTTTATCCGGAAGTCAACCGACGTGTGGAGATCAAAAAGACCGACGGGCCACTTTTCGTCATCGATCGGGCCTCGGGTGTGCCGAAGCCGTCGTTCGGGCCGAACACGACGTGGTCGGAAGTCGTGAGTACGACGATCGTGTTCGTCATCGGCTGTTACATGGCATTTAGCGCGGGGGCGAGCAACGTTCCGAACGCTGCTGCGCCACTCGTGAGTGCTGCGGGCGGGCTCCCCGAAAACACCGCGATTATCCTCGCCACACTGGCGATCGGTCTCGGAGGGTTCACGATCGCCCGACGGACGATGGAATCGGTCGGAAGCGAGCTAAGCGACATCCCACTCCTTGCCGCATTGTTCGTGATGGTGACCGCCTCGACGATCACGACATTGCTTTCCTGGATCGGGATCCCGATCAGTCTCGTGATGTCGACAGTCATGACGATCGTCGGTATCGGCTGGGGGCGTGCAACTCGACCGATCACCGTCCGTGAAGCAGTGACCCGCGATGCGAACGGCCACGAGATCGTCACCGGTGCCATCACCGCGGAGACAACAGACAGCAACGAAGCCGCACCGATCGGTGAACCCGAACCGAGCGAGGTCCTCAACGCCGAGAATCTGTTCAACCCCCGGGCGATTATCAAGTACATCTCGATGTGGATCATCGGCCCGACGATGTCGACCGGGCTGGCATATGGTTTCTTTGTGCTTTTCCCGGGAGTCGTGTGATCCGGACGCTTAGGTAGATGGGCATCGTACTCCGTCATATGGTTTCACGAGTTCTCGTTCCGATGGATGACTCCGAGCACGCAGAGGACGCACTCGAATACGCGTTCGATAACTATCCCGACGCCGAAATCACCGTGCTCCACGTCGTTGGCGTACCGTCGATGATGATGGGGGAGGCGACGGCGCTGTCACTCGAAGACAATCTCGAATCCGCCGCTGGGGAGCGCTCGGAACCTGTTTTCGAGCGGGCCAGGGGGATTGCCGCCGATCGGGACCGCGACATCGACACGGTCGTCGGAGTCGGTCACCCCGCCCGGAACATCCTCGATCGGGCCGAGAACTACGATACGATCGTGCTCGGTGCGCACGGCTCGGACTGGAGCCGCGTATCACATCGGTTCCTCGTCGGGAACATCGCCGAGACGGTGTCAAAGCGGGCGACGGTTCCCGTGGTACTGGTCAGATGAACTATCGGTGGATCGTGTCGATATCCAACGCATTAAGTCAACAGTTACTCTCTATCTATTCGTGATCGAACCGCTACTACTGATCGGACTCATCGTAGCGATCTTCGTCGGCTACAACATCGGTGGCGCGACGACCGGCCCGGCGTTCGGACCGGCAGTCGGTGCCGACGTCATTACCAAGACGGCGGCAGCGGCCTTTATGTCCGTATTCTTCTTCGTCGGCGCGTTCACGATCGGTCGCGAGGTCGTCGACACGCTGAGCGAGGGGTTGATCGATCCGGGCGTGTTCACCCTCGAAACCAGTATTACCGTGCTGTTCTTTATCGGGTTCGCGCTGTTCATCGGGAACTTCTTTGGTGTACCCGCGTCGACGTCGATGACGACCGTCGGGGCGATCGGCGGGCTGGGCTACGCGAGCGGGACGCTGAACTGGGCACAGCTCGGCGAGATCGTGACCTGGTGGCTGGTCGCACCGTTGATCGGCTTCTGGGTCTGTGGCGTGATCGGCCGGTACTTTTACCCCCGTATCAACGCGTGGATCAACATCCAGCGTAGCGACAACGAGCTATTTATCATCGACACCTCGGGGCGGATACCGCGGGTGGGAATCAGCGACGAAGCGACCCGGCGCGAACTAGTTGGGGCGATAATAGTCATTCTGATCGGCTGTCTGATGGCATTTAGCTCCGGGACGAGTAACATCGCCAACGCGATCGCACCGCTGGTCGGCAGCGGTGATCTTGAGATGAACGCAGGGATTATTATCGGGAGCGTCGCCGTCGGGATCGGTGCGTTTACGATCGGTCGTCGCACGATGGAAACGCTTGGCAACGATATTACACACCTGCCACTGACCGCCGCGATCGTCATCGCTACTGTCAGTTCCTTCATCGTCGTGGCGCTATCGGCTCTTGGAATTCCTGCTAGCTTCGTCGTCATCGCGACGATGGGTATTGTGGGCCTCGGCTGGGGACGGGCAACCCGGACAGTCGGTGTCCGGGAAGGAATGCGCGGCGAAAAAGAGGCGACCGTCTCCGTTGGCGCGCTGTCGGCGGATGAGGAGGGAGAAGAACTGCCCGATATCGGCGAAGAAGAGCCCGAAGACATTCCGAGCGCGGGCGATCTGTTCGATCCAGCCACCACCGGTCGAGTGATCCTGCTGCAGAATCTCGTTCCCGCAATATCGACGATCGGCGCGTACCTCGTCTTCCAGTTCGTCCCGGTGTTTGGTTTTTAAAATCCCTGGATCGAATGTAGGGTGTTAAAGGCTTCTTTGCCGCCAATTCCGGACGTTCAGACAGCGGAGGAAAACAATAACTTCTAACCGTTAGGACCGCGAACATCAGGTTGATGCCCACTGTAGAATACCTCAATTACGAAGTGCTGGACGATCAGGGCTGGGACATGGACGACGACGACCTCTTCGAGCAGGCCGCCGACGCTGGTCTCGACGAAGAGGACTACGGCTCCCTCGAAGTTAACGAAGGGGAGTATATCCTCGAAGCAGCCGAGGCGCAGGGCTACGACTGGCCCTTCTCGTGCCGTGCCGGTGCCTGTGCGAACTGCGCAGCCATCGTCTACGAGGGCGACATCGACATGGATATGCAGCAGATCCTCAGCGACGAGGAAGTCGAAGAGAAGGGCGTCCGGCTGACCTGCATCGGTAGTCCCGACGCCGACGAGGTCAAGATCGTCTACAACGCGAAACACCTCGATTACCTGCAGAACCGCGTCATCTAAACCGGGACAGGCGGCCGAACGGACTCCATTTTTGCAGACTGACGATCTGATCTCTGCACACGGTACCGCGGCGTGAAAAAGTACCTGTCTTTCATGAAAGACGTCGAGATCGATCCGGAGACACTCGGTCTGCTTAGCACTCCTGGGTGTCGATCGACTCTTCAGTAGCGCGCTCCAGTAGGTCGTCGACGAGACGGGTGAACCGGTCGACGAACCGGTCCGAAACGCGCGGGGTCACGTCCGAGAGCATCGTCGCAGTCCGTCCAGGATTCGACAGTGTCAGCGTTACCCGGTTGTGCTCGTCGTAGTGCTTCTCGACGACATCTTGCTCGACGAGATGTCCGACGTGATGTTCGAGCGTACTGCGGGCGATACCCAGCGCCTCGGCGACATCGGCCGGGGCCGCAGGTTCGTGTTCGATCAAGTGGATGACGATCGATCTGGCCGTCTCGCGGCGAAAGAGTGCAAGCGCACCTCGCTCCCACTCGTCATACGACGGCGGATAGTAGTGTGTTCGGCCATAGAACTCGCCACGAACCACCTCGCCAGCGTCGATCAGTCGCCGGATGTGGTACTGAACCTGTCCAGGGGCGTACTCGGAATCGCGGACGAGTTCGTTGAAATGGACCCCGGCGTCGTCGTGGACGTGCGCCCGGATCGTGGGTCGTGTCTGGGTCATCTGTTGTCGAGGGTATTCGACCGTTCTTAATGACCCACCAATACAAGGTGTTTCGTTTCTTCCCAGCGGCTGGGAACAGTGACCGAAGAGCATACCGGGGTGGCGAGGTAGCTAGAGAAAAAGATGGTTTCAGGGTGTTGGTCCGCATCGTGGGTCCGGCTTGCCGCGACAGCATCGTTAGGGGACACGTGGGTGGATCCACAGCTCGCGCCGGTGCTCGTCGGCGTCATTATTCTCGCAGTGTTAGGGACGACTGCGCTCTTTCTCGCAGGTGTCGTCGCCTATTCGCGTCGGGGGACGCCGAGGTATCTGCTCATCACGGTCGTGCTCGGTCTGCTCGTCGCACGCTCGGTCGTCGGGCTGGGCACGGTCCTCGGCATCGTCCCGATGACAGCACACCACCTCGTCGAACACGGCTTCGACTTCCTGATTGCGATCCTTATTCTCTACGCAGTCTATCGGAGCGGTCCGAGTGGGGACGGGTGACGCACAGGAGTGGCCGAGCAGCAGGAGCCGGAATTTATAACTCGGTGCCCCACACCGTTCGGGACATGCTCGAACTCGGTCCGGTCTTTGCCGGGACGACCGATCTCCTGCGGCTCGTCGCCGTTCCCGTGTTCGCGTGGGCCGCGTGGCGCGACATTCGGACGCGACGGGTCCCGAACGTCACGTGGCTCCCGCTTGCCGCGCTCGGCCTGTTGTTGCTGGTCTGGGACGGCTGGCACGCGGTCGGAATCGGCGGCTACGACTGGCAGTTGTTCCTCGTCACCACGGCGATCAGCCTCGGTATCGTCGTCCCACTGTCCTACGCGTTCTGGTGGATGGGTGGGTTCGGCGGGGCCGACGCAAAGGCGCTGATGACGATTGCGATCCTGTTTCCGGCCTTTCCCACCTACTACGTCGAAACGAGCGTCTATCCGGCGGTCCAGACCGATGTAGGCGTCTTCTCGTTTACCATCCTCACCAACGCCGTGCTCGTCGCGGTCGCGTTCCCAGTTGCCCTGGCCGCGTACAACGCCGTACGGGGGCGATTCGCTCCGGCGATGCTCGTCGGGCGAGTCCGCCACTGGTCCGATCTGTCGACCGCTCACGGTCGGGTGATGGAAAACCAGGAGGGGTTCACCCGGAGTGGGCTCGATCTCGACGTCTTGCGGATGTACCTGCGCTGGCGCGGACTGACGCTCGCGGACCTGCGCGAGGATCCCGATCGGTATCGGGATCCCGAAACGCTCCCCGAGGAGCCAAACCCGCCGACCGATGGGGCGGTAACCGCGGATGGAGAAGCCGTTCCTGTTGCCGGCGAATCGGCAGCTGCCGAGCGGATTACGGAGACCGAGGGGGCTGCCGATGATGAGGACGCAGAATCGACGACCTACGACGACCCGTGGGGTGCGGCCGCATTCCTCGACAGCATCGAGGGATCGGCGTACGGGACCACACCCGGAAAGCTCCGCGACGGGCTGGACACGCTGGTCGAGCGCGAACAGGTATGGGTGTCGCCCGGCGTTCCGTTCATCGTCCCCATCTTCCTCGGGCTTCTCGTCGCACTGGTGTACGGTGATCTACTCTTCCGGGTGCTGGAGCTGCTCGGACTCGTGTAGCCGGTAGCGGAGAACCCCACAGGCGACGTCCCGCCGACCAAAAAGCCTACTTCCGGGAGCCGCTTTCTCCCGGGTATGAGCGAGACACGTGCGGACGTCGAGCTGGATTTCGGCGACGACGGGCTGATCCCGGCGGTGGCACAGGACGCCGACACCGGCGAGATCCTGATGCTCGCCTATGCAACCCGCGAGGCCGTCGATCGGACCCGCGAGACCGACCGCGCACACTACTACTCGCGGAGTCGCGACGAACTCTGGGAGAAAGGCGCGTCGAGTGGCCACGTCCAGCACGTCGAAGAGATCCTCGTCGATTGCGATGGCGACGCCATCGTCTACCGGATCGAACAGGAGGGTGGAGCGTGTCACACCGGTTTTGACTCCTGTTTTCACCGAACCATCGACGGCGAGATCATCGGCGAAAAGGTGTTCGATCCCGAGAGCGTCTACGAGTGACCGGTGAACAGATGAGCCAGGACACTACCGACGAATTCGAGTCGATTACAGCCCTCCACGATGCATACGAGGAGCTGAACCAGGTCAGCGAGGAGCTAGACCACATCGGAGAACAGGAAGTCGAACGCGCAGTCGAGGCGTACAATCAGGCCCATCGAATCCTCGATCGGTACGCCGACGACGCGACCGGTACCGGTGACTTCGGTTCCTACGTCCAGTTCCGGGGGCAGTACTCCACGTTCGTCGAGGGCCTTCCGGAGTGGCTTCCGCGTCGGGACGTATTCGAGGACTCCCTCGATATCGTCGACAAGCGGCGGCTCAACGAGGGAGATTTTACCCGTGCACGGGAACGGCTGGACGGCGTCGCCGATCTCGTGGAGTTGCTCGAGAACCGGGACGAAGCCAAAGAGGAGTATCACGAGGCACGTCTCGATGCAATCGATCGGATCGAGGAGATCGAGGAGGAGATCGTAGAGGTTGAGCGAACACTGGAACTGGGGGAGGCGGATCTGGACGCGCCGATCGAGCGTCTCCGCGAGCCGATCGAGCAGTACAACAAAGGTGTTCGTGAGGCGTTCCGGGAGTACCGAAGCGAGACGAGTGCCCGCGAGTTCCTGGAGTTTATCGAGCGAACGAAGCAGTTCCCGCTCGTTCCGCTGCCGCGCCCGCCCGAGGAGTTGCTGGAGTATGTCAGAAACAGTCCCGACGGGATCGAATCGGTACCGACGCTGCTGGAGTACGCCGAGTACTCACACTCTAAACTCGTCCACTACGCCGACGATGCCGACGCCCTCAAGCGGAAGATTGCCACACAGCGAACCTACCTGGATCGACTCGAAGCCGAGCCGTTGACGCTGGCGTGGCCGCCTGAGGCAGCCAGGACCGTTCGCTGGCGAGTCGACGAGTTGCGCCGTGTTGTCGGACGGTTCGCATCCGAGTCGACGATCGCTGCGCTCCGCGAGGTTCAGCGACTGACGCGGGAGGAGGCGGAGTTCGAGCGCCTGCGCAACGCAGCGATCGCGGTCCACGAACTCGACGAGCGGACCCGTGAGCAACTCGCATCGGGGGAAATCAAGCGAGAGCTCGAACAGCTCCGGACGGAAAAAGAGACATTGCAGGAGCGACTCGACGCACTACCGGAGAGCTGATCCGGACCGACGATCCCTTACTGCCGCCCGCGTTCGAGGGCCTCCCGGACGTGGTCGACCAGCTCCTGTGCTCGTTGCTCGCTGCCTGCTTCCGCATACAGTCGGATTAACGGTTCCGTTCCGCTTGGCCTGGTGAGAACCCATGCGTCCCCGTAATCGAGTCTGATGCCGTCCTGCGTCGAAAGCTCGACGTCCACATCTCTGGCCCACTCGGCTGCGGCGTCGAGCATCGCGTCCCGCTCAGTTCTGTCCTCGTACGTGAGGTTGACGCGGATGTTGTGATAGCCCGAATACGGCGCGACGATCTCGCTGGCGTTGCGGCTGGCGACGAGTTCGAGAAACCGCGCGGCGGTGAACGCGCCGTCACGGGCGAGCCGATATCGCGGGAAAAAGAGCCCACCATTACCCTCTCCCGCGATCGGAACGGAGATGCCCTGTTTCTGGAGTTCGCGGATCCGGCTGACAATATATGTACTGCCGATCGGCGTCAGTTCGAGTTCGGCGTCGGCCGCAGAGACCGCATCGACGAGCCGCTGGGAGACGTTAACTGCGGAGACCGTCGTCTCACCCGGGTCGAGCTCCGCAGCGACGAGCGCGGCCAGCGTGGCGTCCCCCTCCATGTACTCGCCGGTCTCGTCGAAGAAGACGGCGCGGTCGCCATCGCCGTCGTGGGCAATCCCCAGGTCGGCGTCGGTCGCCTGAACCAGCCGCCCGAGATCGTCGAGGTTCTCGGGGATCGGTTCGGCATCACGGCCCGGGAAATGCCCATCTGGCTGGGCGTTGACTGTCACGACGTCACACCCGAGCGCACGGAAGAACTGGGGGCTCGTGAGGGAGGCTGCACCATGCCCAGGGTCGAGCGCCACAGTTAGATTGGCCCCGGCGATCCGGTCGACATCGACGACATCGAGCAGTTCGTCGAGATAGTCGTCGTTTGCGGTCTCGACACGTCTAGATCGTCCGACCTCGTTCCATGCCCTCGTGTCCGAGGCGTCCGCCAAGAACACCTCCTCGATACGTTCGAGTTCGTCGACCGAGAGGCCAACACCGTCGGAGCCGACGAGTTTGATACCATTGAACTCCGGCGGGTTGTGCGACGCGGTGACGATGACGACCGGGATACCGGCTCGCTCGGCGTAGGCCTGTGCCGCCGGTGTGGGCGTGACGCCGAGTCGGTCGATATCGGTCCCGACACTTGCCAGTCCGCTGGCGACCGCGTCGGCGATCATCTCGCCGGTAACCCGTGTATCGCGGGCAATTCCGACCCGGTCATCGTCCCAGACCGATCCGGCGGCCTGTGCGACCTCCATCGCAAACGAAGGCGTCAACGACTCGTTGACGATCCCCCGCGTTCCGCTCGACCCGAATACTTCCATACATCCGGACGTGCGTGGGCAATACTCAAAGCCGTTCCGCACCGCGATAGCGATACAGCGTCAGCGTTGCGTGCCCCTGAACCCGAATGGTTGATGAACGCAGGTTACTAATCACCGGATATGAGCACGAAACAGTCGAGGCGACGGTTTATGGCACTGACAGCGACAGGAGTCGCCGGTGCAGTTGCGGGCTGTCTGGGCGAGGAGGACGGCCCGGCTGCGGATGGGGAAACAGTCGACGAGTTACCGACGCCGGTACAGGGTGATCCGGACTCGGACGTAACAGTAGCAGTCTACGAGGACTTCAGTTGTCCTGGCTGCCAGACGTATAAACTGTCCGTCTATCCGGAGATCAAAACGGAATTCATCGAGTCCGACCGGATCAGATACGAACACCATGATCTGCCGGTGGTTAACGAAACCTGGTCGTATCAGATCCCGAGCGCTGCCAGAGCGGTGCAGGATACCGAAGACGACGAGGCGTTCTTCGCGTTCGCAGAAGCGATCTATCCGTACCAGGACGAGTACTCGTTCGATACCGTTGAATCGGTCGCCGAGGAAGTCGGTGCCGACGGTGATGCCATCCGTGACGCCGCGGAAGACCTGACCTACCTGCCAGTGATCGAAGCAAGTAGTGACGCAGGGCAGGATCGTGGGGTTAGCTCGACACCGACAGTTGTGGTCAACGACGAACTGCTGACGCCGCAGCAAGGCGAGGACTTCTACCAGGAAATCGCAAGCACCATCGAATCCGCCGAGTAGCTCGGCGAGGCGGTACGTTTTTTCGACGGACCATCCAAGGAACGCTGATGACCGATCTCGACCGCGCAGCAACGGCGATCCGGGACGGGGACCTCGTCGTCTACCCCACAGAGACGGTGTACGGCCTGGCTGCAGACGCACTGGATGCAAACGCCGTCGAGCGAGTGTTCGAAACGAAAGGCCGCGAGCGCTCGAATCCGGTCTCACTGGGCGTCCCGGACGTCGACACCGTTGCGGAGTACGTGGATGCGACAGAGCGCGAACGGGCGTTCATGCACGAGTTTCTTCCCGGTCCGGTCACGGTCCTGTGCGAGCGTCGTGAGATGGTTCCGGACGTACTCACTGCAGGGAGTGATCGTGTCGGCGTTCGAGTGCCGGATCACGATCTGGCACTGGCCCTACTGGAGCGAACCGGGCCGATCACCGCGACGAGCGCGAACGTGAGCGGTCGACCGAGCGCCTGCCGCGTCTCGGAAGTCGACACGGAGATCATCGAGGCCGCGAGCGTCGTCCTCGACGGGGGGAAGACGGGTGGCGTCGAAAGCACTGTCGTCGACGTCGAAGGCGGAGAGATCCATCGCCGCGGCGCGCTGGGCGACGAGATCGAGGATTGGCTGGCCGAGCACTGAGTCGGACGCCCGTATCCCGCCTGAGCACGATTCTCTGGTATTATCCGAATCCCAGTAGCGACCGGAGCGTGCGCGTCTCGACGCCGCACTGCTCGCTGTACTCGCAGGCGGAACACTTCGTATCGTTCTGCAAGCGGGGCGGTGGAGTACCCAGTGATTCAACTGTTCGGATCGTATCACGATACTGTGCCCTCCGGCGACCGTCGATCGAAACCGATCGGACGATGCCGTGTGTCGGATACTCGACGTACGCGCGCTCGACCGGGCGTTCCCGTTCCCACGCGAGGGCTTTGGCGGCCGCGACGGCGTGGACCGACTGTGGCTCCCAGACACCCTGTTCCGGTGGCGTTCCCGTGGCGACGAGGGAGGGGACTGGCGGGTCCTCAAGGCACTTGTGGACGACCCCACGGGACTCCCGCCCGGTCAGCAGGACGTCCCGGCAAGGAGGATCGACGAGATCGTCG harbors:
- a CDS encoding inorganic phosphate transporter; the encoded protein is METLLAIGVVASIFVGFNIGGSSTGIAWGPPVGAGVVTKTTAAALMTVFVFLGGWTVGRNVMGTLSEGIITLEGGIPLAGGVAILFFIGLGILVANVFGVPVPTSMTTVGAIAGLGLATDTLNYPMIAEIISWWFVTPIIGFWIGGVIGRYVYPEVNRRVEIKKTDGPLFVIDRASGVPKPSFGPNTTWSEVVSTTIVFVIGCYMAFSAGASNVPNAAAPLVSAAGGLPENTAIILATLAIGLGGFTIARRTMESVGSELSDIPLLAALFVMVTASTITTLLSWIGIPISLVMSTVMTIVGIGWGRATRPITVREAVTRDANGHEIVTGAITAETTDSNEAAPIGEPEPSEVLNAENLFNPRAIIKYISMWIIGPTMSTGLAYGFFVLFPGVV
- a CDS encoding universal stress protein is translated as MVSRVLVPMDDSEHAEDALEYAFDNYPDAEITVLHVVGVPSMMMGEATALSLEDNLESAAGERSEPVFERARGIAADRDRDIDTVVGVGHPARNILDRAENYDTIVLGAHGSDWSRVSHRFLVGNIAETVSKRATVPVVLVR
- a CDS encoding inorganic phosphate transporter — translated: MIEPLLLIGLIVAIFVGYNIGGATTGPAFGPAVGADVITKTAAAAFMSVFFFVGAFTIGREVVDTLSEGLIDPGVFTLETSITVLFFIGFALFIGNFFGVPASTSMTTVGAIGGLGYASGTLNWAQLGEIVTWWLVAPLIGFWVCGVIGRYFYPRINAWINIQRSDNELFIIDTSGRIPRVGISDEATRRELVGAIIVILIGCLMAFSSGTSNIANAIAPLVGSGDLEMNAGIIIGSVAVGIGAFTIGRRTMETLGNDITHLPLTAAIVIATVSSFIVVALSALGIPASFVVIATMGIVGLGWGRATRTVGVREGMRGEKEATVSVGALSADEEGEELPDIGEEEPEDIPSAGDLFDPATTGRVILLQNLVPAISTIGAYLVFQFVPVFGF
- the fer gene encoding ferredoxin Fer: MPTVEYLNYEVLDDQGWDMDDDDLFEQAADAGLDEEDYGSLEVNEGEYILEAAEAQGYDWPFSCRAGACANCAAIVYEGDIDMDMQQILSDEEVEEKGVRLTCIGSPDADEVKIVYNAKHLDYLQNRVI
- a CDS encoding winged helix-turn-helix transcriptional regulator: MTQTRPTIRAHVHDDAGVHFNELVRDSEYAPGQVQYHIRRLIDAGEVVRGEFYGRTHYYPPSYDEWERGALALFRRETARSIVIHLIEHEPAAPADVAEALGIARSTLEHHVGHLVEQDVVEKHYDEHNRVTLTLSNPGRTATMLSDVTPRVSDRFVDRFTRLVDDLLERATEESIDTQEC
- a CDS encoding DUF7471 family protein; the encoded protein is MVSGCWSASWVRLAATASLGDTWVDPQLAPVLVGVIILAVLGTTALFLAGVVAYSRRGTPRYLLITVVLGLLVARSVVGLGTVLGIVPMTAHHLVEHGFDFLIAILILYAVYRSGPSGDG
- a CDS encoding A24 family peptidase, with protein sequence MLELGPVFAGTTDLLRLVAVPVFAWAAWRDIRTRRVPNVTWLPLAALGLLLLVWDGWHAVGIGGYDWQLFLVTTAISLGIVVPLSYAFWWMGGFGGADAKALMTIAILFPAFPTYYVETSVYPAVQTDVGVFSFTILTNAVLVAVAFPVALAAYNAVRGRFAPAMLVGRVRHWSDLSTAHGRVMENQEGFTRSGLDLDVLRMYLRWRGLTLADLREDPDRYRDPETLPEEPNPPTDGAVTADGEAVPVAGESAAAERITETEGAADDEDAESTTYDDPWGAAAFLDSIEGSAYGTTPGKLRDGLDTLVEREQVWVSPGVPFIVPIFLGLLVALVYGDLLFRVLELLGLV
- the hisI gene encoding phosphoribosyl-AMP cyclohydrolase, yielding MSETRADVELDFGDDGLIPAVAQDADTGEILMLAYATREAVDRTRETDRAHYYSRSRDELWEKGASSGHVQHVEEILVDCDGDAIVYRIEQEGGACHTGFDSCFHRTIDGEIIGEKVFDPESVYE
- a CDS encoding DUF7118 family protein; translated protein: MSQDTTDEFESITALHDAYEELNQVSEELDHIGEQEVERAVEAYNQAHRILDRYADDATGTGDFGSYVQFRGQYSTFVEGLPEWLPRRDVFEDSLDIVDKRRLNEGDFTRARERLDGVADLVELLENRDEAKEEYHEARLDAIDRIEEIEEEIVEVERTLELGEADLDAPIERLREPIEQYNKGVREAFREYRSETSAREFLEFIERTKQFPLVPLPRPPEELLEYVRNSPDGIESVPTLLEYAEYSHSKLVHYADDADALKRKIATQRTYLDRLEAEPLTLAWPPEAARTVRWRVDELRRVVGRFASESTIAALREVQRLTREEAEFERLRNAAIAVHELDERTREQLASGEIKRELEQLRTEKETLQERLDALPES
- the glmM gene encoding phosphoglucosamine mutase, which translates into the protein MEVFGSSGTRGIVNESLTPSFAMEVAQAAGSVWDDDRVGIARDTRVTGEMIADAVASGLASVGTDIDRLGVTPTPAAQAYAERAGIPVVIVTASHNPPEFNGIKLVGSDGVGLSVDELERIEEVFLADASDTRAWNEVGRSRRVETANDDYLDELLDVVDVDRIAGANLTVALDPGHGAASLTSPQFFRALGCDVVTVNAQPDGHFPGRDAEPIPENLDDLGRLVQATDADLGIAHDGDGDRAVFFDETGEYMEGDATLAALVAAELDPGETTVSAVNVSQRLVDAVSAADAELELTPIGSTYIVSRIRELQKQGISVPIAGEGNGGLFFPRYRLARDGAFTAARFLELVASRNASEIVAPYSGYHNIRVNLTYEDRTERDAMLDAAAEWARDVDVELSTQDGIRLDYGDAWVLTRPSGTEPLIRLYAEAGSEQRAQELVDHVREALERGRQ
- a CDS encoding DsbA family protein gives rise to the protein MSTKQSRRRFMALTATGVAGAVAGCLGEEDGPAADGETVDELPTPVQGDPDSDVTVAVYEDFSCPGCQTYKLSVYPEIKTEFIESDRIRYEHHDLPVVNETWSYQIPSAARAVQDTEDDEAFFAFAEAIYPYQDEYSFDTVESVAEEVGADGDAIRDAAEDLTYLPVIEASSDAGQDRGVSSTPTVVVNDELLTPQQGEDFYQEIASTIESAE
- a CDS encoding L-threonylcarbamoyladenylate synthase, whose amino-acid sequence is MTDLDRAATAIRDGDLVVYPTETVYGLAADALDANAVERVFETKGRERSNPVSLGVPDVDTVAEYVDATERERAFMHEFLPGPVTVLCERREMVPDVLTAGSDRVGVRVPDHDLALALLERTGPITATSANVSGRPSACRVSEVDTEIIEAASVVLDGGKTGGVESTVVDVEGGEIHRRGALGDEIEDWLAEH
- a CDS encoding CRISPR-associated protein Cas4, producing the protein MALHAFSDLRSAAFCPRQLYYAWREEDRSPPPDVERRRALAYRYDELIGADDGTLSDLPIDISPLTFRRNLQRTRERIDRFDDLVDPPCRDVLLTGRESRGVVHKCLEDPPVPSLVATGTPPEQGVWEPQSVHAVAAAKALAWERERPVERAYVEYPTHGIVRSVSIDGRRRAQYRDTIRTVESLGTPPPRLQNDTKCSACEYSEQCGVETRTLRSLLGFG